A single Rubrivivax gelatinosus IL144 DNA region contains:
- the yaaA gene encoding peroxide stress protein YaaA produces MLYLLSPAKRLDYETPVPAAVAKKASDPLFVERAAELIEVMRAKTPAEVASLMSLSDPLAQLNVARYGAWEPEATAANSKPAVLAFAGDVYEGLDAGSLATADLAWAQQHLVILSGLYGVLRPLDRLQPYRLEMGTAVATARGKDLYAFWGDALAEHLNERQADEAAPVVVNLASQEYSRAALRPALKARVVDCVFEEWKQDRWRIVSFYAKRARGLMARWAIQQRIGTPSRLKGFAAEGYAFDAEASSPDRLVFRRRQGE; encoded by the coding sequence ATGCTCTACCTGCTGTCTCCGGCCAAGCGCCTGGACTACGAAACCCCCGTGCCCGCCGCCGTCGCGAAGAAGGCGAGCGACCCGCTCTTCGTCGAGCGTGCCGCCGAGCTGATCGAGGTGATGCGTGCCAAGACACCGGCCGAGGTGGCGTCGCTGATGTCGCTGTCGGACCCGCTGGCCCAGCTCAACGTCGCGCGCTACGGCGCCTGGGAGCCCGAGGCGACGGCGGCCAACAGCAAGCCGGCGGTGCTGGCGTTTGCCGGCGACGTCTACGAAGGCCTGGACGCCGGCTCGCTGGCCACCGCCGATCTCGCCTGGGCGCAGCAGCACCTGGTCATCCTCTCGGGCCTGTACGGCGTGCTGCGGCCGCTGGACCGGCTGCAGCCCTACCGGCTGGAGATGGGCACGGCGGTGGCCACCGCGCGCGGCAAGGACCTCTACGCCTTCTGGGGCGACGCGCTGGCCGAACACCTGAACGAGCGCCAGGCCGACGAGGCCGCGCCGGTGGTCGTCAACCTGGCGTCGCAGGAGTATTCGCGCGCCGCGTTGCGCCCGGCGCTGAAGGCGCGTGTCGTCGACTGCGTCTTCGAGGAGTGGAAGCAGGACCGCTGGCGCATCGTCAGCTTCTACGCCAAGCGTGCGCGCGGGCTGATGGCACGCTGGGCGATCCAGCAGCGCATCGGCACGCCGTCGCGGCTGAAAGGCTTCGCCGCCGAGGGCTACGCCTTCGACGCCGAGGCGTCGTCGCCCGACCGGCTGGTGTTCCGCCGCCGCCAGGGCGAGTGA
- a CDS encoding ExbD/TolR family protein: protein MTVIRSLSGLLAAATIAALGGCYVPSHVPHALLEVSADGAYKLEGLPVDTASLAAAVAEHKAPGAALVVEIKVTPGAPMTAVDAAVATIEKSQARVAFVGATAAR from the coding sequence ATGACCGTCATCCGTTCGCTGTCCGGGCTGCTGGCCGCCGCGACGATCGCCGCGCTGGGCGGCTGCTACGTTCCGTCGCACGTGCCGCATGCGCTGCTGGAGGTGTCGGCCGACGGCGCCTACAAGCTCGAAGGCCTGCCGGTCGACACCGCCTCGCTGGCCGCCGCCGTGGCCGAGCACAAGGCCCCGGGCGCGGCCCTGGTCGTCGAGATCAAGGTCACGCCGGGCGCGCCGATGACGGCCGTCGACGCCGCGGTGGCGACGATCGAGAAGTCCCAGGCGCGCGTCGCCTTCGTCGGCGCCACCGCCGCGCGCTGA